The Novibacillus thermophilus genome segment GCTGGCCGATATTCGCCGAGACGGGCACAAACCGGTTCCCGCCCACTTGCGCGACGCCAGTTACAAAGGGGCAGAGAAACTGGGACACGGAAAAGGGTACCTTTATCCCCATCATTACCCGGGAAATGTGGTCCGTCAATCGTACTTGCCGGAAGGCGTGGACAAAACGTACTACAAGCCGGTGAACCACGGTGTAGAAAAAAAGTTAAAACAGTATTTAGAACGCGTCGCTGAACTGACAGAGAGGGAGTAGATGAGATGCCGTATGTGGAGAGGAAAAGGGAACTTCTCCTGCGCTATGCCGTGTTTTTCACTGGCATGACCATTTTAGCGCTCGGTATTGTGTTTAGTATACAGGCACATTTGGGGGTTAGCCCGTGGGATGTGCTGCATATCGGTTTGTCGTACACCACGCCTTTGACTGTCGGTGGAGCGAACATCGCTGCCGGGATCACGATCGTGCTTTTAACGGTCGTACTGGAACGGAGGCGGCCGACGGTCGGGTGTTTGATCAACATGGTGTACATTGGCCTTTGCATCGATTTTTTCTTTTTTCTCGGCTGGGTCCCCGTTTTTGAGCAAGTGTGGGCCCAAAGCTTGATGTTGTGTATCGGCATTGGTATGATGGGCTTTGGATCCGGCATGTATGTTGCCGCCAGGTGCGGTGCCGGCCCGCGGGACGGGCTGACTCTGGCACTCGGCAAGAAACTGGGTTGGTCCGTACGCAAAGTGAGGACGGCACTGGAATTGACGGCGCTCTTAATAGGATGGTGGTTGGGCGGCCCCGTGTTCTTCGGAACGTTAGTTGCATCGTTGGCCATTGGACCGGTCATGCAGTGGTCGATGCAGCTGTGGGAAAAGTGGATTGAACGCATGTTAGGAAGAGGTGTTGCCGTTGAAAATCTCGACAAAGGGACGTTACGGCTTAACGATCATGATGGATTTGGCCGACAAGTACGGTAAGGGGCCAACGTCATTGAAAAGTATTGCCGAACGACACAATTTGTCTGAGCACTATTTAGAGCAACTGGTCGGGCCGCTCAGAAATGCCGGCCTCGTGAAAAGTGTGCGCGGCGCGTACGGCGGGTATAAATTGAGTAAATCGCCAGATGAAATTACGGCAGGCGACGTGATTCGCGTTTTGGAAGGGCCGATTAGCCCGGTGGAATTTACAGAGGAAGAAGATCCAGCGAAACGCCACCTTTGGATTCGGATACGCGACAGCATTAACGAGGTGTTGGATTCGACGACATTGTTGGACTTGATAACGTTTGAGGAAAACGGCAACAATGATTACTACATGTTTTATTTGTAGAAGGTGAAGGGAATGGCGGTCTACCTGGACCATGCAGCGACGACCCCCGTGCACCCTGACGTGCGCGAGGCGATGCTGCCTTTTTTGGGCAGCGAATTTGGGAATCCATCCAGTATCCACCGCTTTGGTCGCGACGTCCGGTCAGCTATTGACGAAGCGCGTGACGCTGTTGCGACAGGGTTGAACACAGAAGCGAAACGCATCGTGTTTACGAGCGGCGGGACAGAAGCAGACAATCTGGCAGTTATCGGCGCGGCTGTGGCCAATCGGGACAAAGGCCAACACGTCATTACGACAGCGGTGGAACACCATGCTGTACTGGAAGCGTGTCATTATTTAGAAGAAATCGGATTTAACCTGACGTACGTCCCGGTTGACGAAACAGGGCTCGTCCATGTCCAGACCATTCAAGAGGCGATAACGGATGAAACGACGCTGATCAGTGTGATGTTTGGCAACAATGAGGTAGGCACCGTCCAACCGATCGCCGAAATCGGCCGTTTAGCCAGGGAACACGGCATCATTCTTCACACCGACGCCGTGCAAGCTTTTGGTGTCGTCCCCATCGATGTGTCCGCGCTCCCCGTTGACCTGCTCTCGGTATCGGCCCACAAAATAAACGGGCCGAAAGGGGTCGGGGCACTGTACGTGCGACAAGACGTCCCGTTTACCCCCCGCTTGTTCGGTGGGTCCCAGGAGAGAAAGCGCCGCCCGGGCACTGAAAACGTCCCTGGAATTGTCGGGTTCGGCAAAGCTGTGGAGATTGTGCAAAACGAGTTGGGGGACAAGAGCAAAACGCTTTTCAAATTGCGGCAGGCCATGGTGGACGTGTGGGAAGCGAGCGGCATCGAATTTGTCATCAACGGAAATACGCATGCGTGTTTGCCTCACATTTTGAACGTGAGTTTCATCGGCGTCGATACGGAATCAATGTTGATGAACCTCGATTTGGAAGGTGTCGCCTGTTCCAGCGGATCAGCGTGTACAGCTGGTTCTCTGGAAGTGTCGCACGTCCTGAAAGCGATGCAGTTGCCTGAAGACGTGACGGCTTCTGCGGTGCGGTTCAGCTTTGGTCTCGGGAATACGGTGGAAGAGGTGCAGTCG includes the following:
- a CDS encoding YczE/YyaS/YitT family protein translates to MPYVERKRELLLRYAVFFTGMTILALGIVFSIQAHLGVSPWDVLHIGLSYTTPLTVGGANIAAGITIVLLTVVLERRRPTVGCLINMVYIGLCIDFFFFLGWVPVFEQVWAQSLMLCIGIGMMGFGSGMYVAARCGAGPRDGLTLALGKKLGWSVRKVRTALELTALLIGWWLGGPVFFGTLVASLAIGPVMQWSMQLWEKWIERMLGRGVAVENLDKGTLRLNDHDGFGRQVR
- the cymR gene encoding cysteine metabolism transcriptional regulator CymR, with translation MKISTKGRYGLTIMMDLADKYGKGPTSLKSIAERHNLSEHYLEQLVGPLRNAGLVKSVRGAYGGYKLSKSPDEITAGDVIRVLEGPISPVEFTEEEDPAKRHLWIRIRDSINEVLDSTTLLDLITFEENGNNDYYMFYL
- a CDS encoding cysteine desulfurase family protein → MAVYLDHAATTPVHPDVREAMLPFLGSEFGNPSSIHRFGRDVRSAIDEARDAVATGLNTEAKRIVFTSGGTEADNLAVIGAAVANRDKGQHVITTAVEHHAVLEACHYLEEIGFNLTYVPVDETGLVHVQTIQEAITDETTLISVMFGNNEVGTVQPIAEIGRLAREHGIILHTDAVQAFGVVPIDVSALPVDLLSVSAHKINGPKGVGALYVRQDVPFTPRLFGGSQERKRRPGTENVPGIVGFGKAVEIVQNELGDKSKTLFKLRQAMVDVWEASGIEFVINGNTHACLPHILNVSFIGVDTESMLMNLDLEGVACSSGSACTAGSLEVSHVLKAMQLPEDVTASAVRFSFGLGNTVEEVQSAAETAVKIAKRLR